In one window of Clavelina lepadiformis chromosome 4, kaClaLepa1.1, whole genome shotgun sequence DNA:
- the LOC143452766 gene encoding uncharacterized protein LOC143452766, which translates to MMHSVGNRIKNAFVSVEQFVLKFRGAVLAVGYVLKGTTSAPGEETSKPILEESDNLYDAAVENSQQSICQAYVANYNGTTCLQQACARSSTSCCTCTHSIVSFTRRILSFLLNLLCYPFVPCVDAFLPKTFKSIGYSNYNKHPCNTEMCCYLCKVHEEKSICKFCCAQHCVLIWASLLLAVGCLILWNLTQDTSVMIQVLLYFENINQVTSVFLFIILFTLVSFPMLWGYVILNLAAGYLYGFFLSIPVVVFSVTFGVAVAHIICKKYFSTCVMKLLQRRSNFNQIEAILQVIEGSSGLKVVALTRLTPIPFGFQNGLFAVSNISLRYYVLASNIGLLPSQVLNCYIGSTFRSMDQLMKQNSAGGYMLFFLQVAIGIGLMIFVIRHARRELATALQSSSITVEPISANQTTYEQTSAPLTEVKCSQPTSPKLSSYTDPPILDV; encoded by the exons ACTGAAATTCCGAGGAGCAGTTTTGGCGGTTGGATATGTTTTAAAAGGCACAACTTCAGCCCCAGGAGAAGAAACTTCCAAACCGATCTTGGAAGAATCCGACAATCTATATGATGCTGCAGTGGAAAACTCCCAACAGTCAATATGCCAGGCCTACGTTGCAAACTACAACGGCACAACTTGCCTGCAGCAAGCATGTGCTCGCTCTTCTACGTCTTGTTGCACTTGCACCCATTCTATAGTGAGTTTTACCAGAAGGATATTGAGCTTTCTTCTGAATCTCCTGTGTTATCCGTTTGTCCCCTGTGTCGATGCCTTTCTAccaaaaactttcaaatctATTGGATACTCCAATTATAACAAGCACCCTTGCAACACAGAGATGTGTTGTTATTTATGCAAGGTCCATGAAGAAAAAAGTatatgcaaattttgttgtgctcAGCACTGCGTGCTTATATGGGCATCTTTGCTTTTGGCCGTAGGATGTTTGATATTATGGAACCTAACTCAGGATACAAGTGTTATGATACAGGTTTTACTCTACTTTGAGAACATCAATCAAGTGACTTCTGTGTTTTTGTTCATTATACTTTTTACGCTTGTTTCTTTTCCAATGCTGTGGGGTTATGTAATTTTGAACCTAGCGGCCGGCTACCTCTATGGATTTTTCCTCTCAATCCCAGTCGTTGTTTTTTCTGTGACTTTTGGTGTTGCTGTAGCACACATTATCtgcaagaaatatttttccacTTGCGTGATGAAGTTACTACAAAGACGATctaattttaatcaaattgaagcaattttgCAAGTTATTGAAGGGTCATCTGGGTTGAAAGTGGTGGCACTCACTCGGCTTACTCCAATACCATTTGGATTTCAAAATGGCCTCTTTGCT GTTTCAAACATTAGCCTTCGATACTATGTTCTTGCCTCAAATATTGGGTTGTTGCCCTCCCAAGTTTTAAACTGTTACATCGGTTCAACATTTCGTTCCATGGACCAGCTTATGAAGCAAAATTCTGCCGGAGGTtatatgttgttttttctgCAG GTGGCAATTGGAATTGGTTTAATGATCTTTGTGATACGACATGCCCGAAGAGAATTGGCGACAGCACTGCAAAGCTCATCCATAACAGTG GAACCAATATCAGCTAACCAGACCACGTACGAGCAAACATCAGCGCCACTCACTGAAGTTAAGTGCTCCCAACCAACATCGCCAAAACTTTCATCGTACACCGACCCTCCAATATTAGACGTTTAG